One Aspergillus oryzae RIB40 DNA, chromosome 2 genomic window carries:
- a CDS encoding putative MFS multidrug transporter (synaptic vesicle transporter SVOP and related transporters (major facilitator superfamily)): protein MSLSQTTVVKTMESLVGDGKRELTEDDCYDKLGFSFPWYKKWAILTVIFTVQMSMNFNSSVYPNAVTPLSEHFHVSEQAARVGQMIFLVAYAFGCELWAPWSEELGRWPIMQLSLFLVNIWQIPCALAPNFGTIIVCRFLGGLSSAGGSVTLGMTADMWEPDDQGFAVAYVVLSSVGGTTIGPIFGGMIQQWLKWEWNFWIQLIFGGVTQLVHFFFVSETRATILIDREAKRRRKTGEDPNVYGPNELKKPRFEAKDVLRVWCRPFEMFLREPIVLFLSLLSGFSDALIFTCIESFNLVFKQWGFNPLQIGLCFISIVIGYVVAYGIFLPDIWRQRQIRKSDGNTARLPERRLLLLLFIAPLETIGLFGFAWTSMGPDYTHWIVPLVFVFLIAIANYGIYMATIDYMVAAYGPYSASATGGNGFARDLLAGLSAMYATPMYSNIGGKFHLQWASTILACLAILVTIPIYIFYWKGPEIRASSKFAQTLEADRAQHAGRRASRLSAEEKPYMA from the coding sequence ATGTCTCTCAGTCAGACAACAGTAGTGAAGACCATGGAAAGCTTAGTGGGGGATGGGAAGAGGGAACTGACCGAGGACGACTGCTACGATAAACTGGGATTTAGCTTTCCATGGTATAAGAAGTGGGCTATACTTACGGTCATCTTCACTGTACAAATGTCAATGAACTTCAACAGCAGTGTGTATCCCAATGCGGTCACGCCCCTGTCGGAACATTTTCATGTCAGTGAGCAAGCTGCTCGAGTAGGCCagatgatcttcttggtggCCTATGCTTTTGGATGTGAGCTGTGGGCACCCTGGAGTGAAGAGCTCGGTCGATGGCCTATCATGCAGCTCAGTCTGTTCTTGGTCAACATTTGGCAGATCCCCTGTGCCCTGGCACCCAACTTCGGCACCATTATTGTCTGCCGCTTCCTTGGTGGCTTGAGCTCAGCGGGCGGCTCAGTCACCCTGGGTATGACTGCAGACATGTGGGAACCTGATGACCAAGGTTTTGCCGTTGCCTATGTGGTATTGTCTTCTGTCGGTGGTACCACGATCGGCCCTATCTTTGGTGGAATGATCCAGCAATGGCTGAAATGGGAGTGGAACTTCTGGATTCAGCTTATCTTTGGCGGAGTTACGCAATTAGTtcacttcttttttgtctctgAGACTCGCGCAACGATTCTGATCGACCGGGAGGCGAAGCGCCGTCGCAAGACGGGCGAGGATCCGAATGTTTATGGACCGAacgagctgaagaagccCCGATTTGAAGCTAAAGATGTTTTACGTGTGTGGTGCCGACCCTTTGAGATGTTCCTGAGGGAACCTATCgtgctcttcctttctctaCTGTCTGGATTTTCCGATGCTCTGATTTTCACCTGCATTGAGTCTTTCAACCTCGTGTTCAAACAATGGGGATTCAATCCTCTCCAGATTGGGCTCTGCTTCATTTCCATCGTCATAGGCTATGTCGTCGCATATGGTATCTTTCTCCCCGATATTTGGCGCCAGCGCCAAATTAGAAAGAGTGATGGAAATACAGCTCGGTTGCCTGAACGTCGCCTGCtactccttctcttcattgcACCCCTGGAGACGATTGGGCTGTTTGGGTTTGCCTGGACATCAATGGGTCCGGACTACACCCATTGGATCGTGCCActtgtttttgttttcttgattGCCATTGCGAATTACGGGATCTACATGGCAACCATCGACTATATGGTTGCCGCATACGGACCGTACTCTGCGTCCGCCACTGGAGGCAACGGCTTTGCTCGTGATCTTCTCGCAGGGCTGTCGGCCATGTACGCGACTCCAATGTACAGCAACATCGGTGGCAAGTTCCACCTGCAGTGGGCGAGTACCATTCTTGCCTGTCTGGCCATTCTCGTGACCATTCCCATCTACATATTCTATTGGAAGGGTCCAGAGATCCGGGCGAGTAGTAAATTTGCTCAGACCCTGGAGGCTGACCGCGCACAGCATGCAGGACGCCGGGCCAGTCGCCTCAGcgcggaggagaagccatACATGGCCTGA
- a CDS encoding uncharacterized protein (predicted protein), translating into MRILQPQSTYGEAPGVIVGALAVGEKMPYVAPVSEPELYVRLLVSDRQYAGNQIGKRLLDHARDLASKDGVSLLRVDCYAGGDGKLIRYYESQGFKRFERLDVKGEWPCQVLAQRYGSFTA; encoded by the exons ATGCGAATTCTACAGCCCCAAAGTACGTATGGAGAAGCTCCGGGGGTCATCGTAGGTGCGCTTGCTGTTGGAGAGAAGATGCCCTACGTGGCACCTGTATCTGAGCCTGAGCTCTACGTGCGATTGCTAGTTTCGGATCGACAATATGCTGGCAATCAGATTGGTAAACGCCTTTTGGATCATGCGCGTGATCTTGCCAGCAAGGATGGAGTCTCGTTACTACGGGTAGATTGCTATGCTGGTGGCGATGGTAAATTGATCCGGTACTATGAGTCTCAGGGGTTTAAGAGGTTCGAAAGGTTGGATGTTAAAGGCGAATGGCCTTGTCAAGTGCTTGCTCAACG ATACGGTAGCTTCACAGCGTAA
- a CDS encoding uncharacterized protein (predicted protein), with protein MLVFLSPQLESLAFCPLGLQQPSEIYLFENFLRRSINDKRDVAGLKNLRSVRFLSDIDNTADDCTLYWDYDVHDCLNLIRELPAIESARFEAIQPNRNVGMWPPPRSANYTDIMLYHCIMHSPEELDIIIQSAKRLRKFAFTVGGRFELDYDVSPVSAIHLLKSLLTHQHTLEELDLDIQAHVTFREMFDEDRGASWGGLYEEVDEGLQDWVAQREKVLIVESLAPECALRSFPNLKHLSIGTHVLYCYARGFGAGRLKEPFSLVDNLPPHLESLRIYGYGLPGEYPHKYKESLDLDVEAQIANLLEQKDAKLPSLKVIEGIDTPIPHGHTVEDCDDEHLLWQREDYDWGAGFDS; from the coding sequence ATGCTTGTCTTCCTGTCACCTCAATTGGAATCCCTAGCCTTCTGCCCACTAGGGTTGCAACAACCCTCCGAGATCTATCTATTCGAAAACTTTCTCCGACGatccatcaatgacaagCGCGATGTGGCTGGCCTGAAAAATCTCCGCTCAGTGAGATTTCTCTCCGATATAGATAATACTGCGGATGATTGCACGCTCTACTGGGATTATGATGTTCACGACTGCCTTAACCTCATCCGGGAACTCCCCGCCATTGAATCCGCTCGTTTCGAGGCTATCCAGCCAAACCGCAATGTAGGAATGTGGCCTCCACCACGTTCAGCCAACTACACGGATATCATGCTCTACCATTGTATTATGCATTCGCCCGAGGAATTGGATATCATTATCCAGTCAGCCAAGCGACTAAGGAAGTTCGCATTTACGGTTGGTGGACGCTTCGAGCTGGACTATGATGTATCACCAGTCAGTGCAATACATCTCTTGAAGTCGTTGCTCACCCACCAGCACACGTTGGAAGAGCTAGATCTTGACATCCAGGCGCATGTGACCTTCCGTGAAATGTTCGATGAGGATCGCGGCGCGTCTTGGGGCGGCCTATATGAGGAGGTAGACGAAGGGCTCCAGGATTGGGTAGCTCAAAGGGAAAAAGTCCTTATTGTGGAATCATTGGCTCCGGAGTGTGCGCTGAGGAGCTTTCCCAATCTCAAGCATCTTAGTATCGGCACCCATGTTCTCTACTGCTACGCTCGCGGTTTTGGTGCCGGTCGTCTGAAGGAACCTTTCTCACTCGTTGACAACCTCCCCCCACATCTAGAATCGCTACGCATCTACGGCTATGGCTTGCCGGGTGAATACCCACACAAGTATAAGGAATCACTGGATCTAGATGTAGAGGCCCAGATAGCAAACTTGTTGGAGCAAAAGGATGCAAAATTACCGTCTTTGAAAGTTATTGAGGGTATCGATACACCTATACCTCATGGGCACACCGTGGAAGATTGTGACGACGAGCACCTGTTATGGCAGCGTGAGGACTACGATTGGGGAGCCGGTTTTGATAGCtaa
- a CDS encoding uncharacterized protein (predicted protein) has product MLVKWYLRNHSSSARLGASSCARTSVEAVDLDKVAKALSRAPSIADGDALIPNDRLFSALGTRNNRGTFLLTEKSLNIVKGKIFDIEDKDDIFNGVIHNPTDPRKFDKALDLVAKSGTKEEELFDFIRRIE; this is encoded by the exons ATGCTGGTAAAGTGGTATTTAAGAAATCATTCAT CATCGGCTAGGTTGGGAGCTTCTTCGTGTGCTAGAACAAGTGTTGAAGCAGTGGACCTCGACAAAGTGGCCAAGG CCCTGAGTCGTGCGCCATCAATTGCTGACGGAGACGCCCTAATTCCTAATGATCGTTTGTTCAGCGCTCTGGGCACAAGGAACAACCGTGGAACATTTCTTCTGACCGAGAAGTCCTTGAATATTGTAAAGGGCAAAATTTTCGACATTGAAGATAAGGACGATATCTTTAATGGCGTGATTCATAATCCGACAGATCCGAGAAAATTTGACAAAGCATTGGACCTAGTTGCTAAAAGCGGtaccaaggaggaagagcttttTGATTTCATTCGGAGG ATCGAATGA